In the genome of Raphanus sativus cultivar WK10039 chromosome 4, ASM80110v3, whole genome shotgun sequence, one region contains:
- the LOC108851834 gene encoding uncharacterized protein LOC108851834, with protein sequence MGNVTSNVAAKFAFFPPEPPTYRVTDDEETGKLVLSGVSPDKNMEVHQLTTKSGNKVVATFWRHPFARFTLLYSHGNAADLGQMVELFLELRAHLRVNIMSYDYSGYGASTGKPSEFNTYYDIEAVYNCLRSDYGIKQEEMILYGQSVGSGPTLHMASRLKRLRGVVLHSAILSGIRVLYPVKMTLWFDIFKNIDKIRHVNSKVLVIHGTKDEIVDFSHGKRLWELAKEKYDPLWVKGGGHCNLETYPEYIKHLRKYINAMEKLSLTNPPPKELTNEPSIAETKHNKCLRFKKR encoded by the exons ATGGGTAATGTGACATCAAACGTGGCGGCCAAGTTCGCCTTCTTCCCTCCAGAGCCTCCAACGTACCGTGTAACGGACGACGAAGAGACAGGGAAGCTGGTCTTGTCCGGAGTCTCGCCTGACAAGAACATGGAAGTCCATCAGCTCACCACAAAGTCCGGTAACAAAGTCGTCGCCACGTTCTGGAGACACCCTTTTGCGAGATTCACCCTTCTCTATTCCCATGGCAACGCTGCTGATCTCGGTCAAATGGTTGAGCTCTTCCTCGAGCTCCGTGCTCATCTCCGCGTCAACATCATGAG TTATGACTATTCAGGATATGGAGCTTCAACAGGAAAg CCGTCTGAGTTCAATACCTATTATGACATTGAGGCAGTGTACAACTGCTTGAGAAGCGATTATGGGATCAAGCAAGAGGAGATGATTCTGTACGGTCAGTCTGTAGGAAGCGGGCCAACGTTGCACATGGCTTCAAGGTTGAAGAGGCTTAGAGGAGTTGTTCTCCACAGCGCTATTCTCTCTGGCATTAGAGTCTTGTATCCTGTCAAAATGACACTCTGGTTCGATATCTTCaag AACATAGACAAGATTCGTCATGTCAACTCCAAGGTTCTTGTCATACAT GGGACGAAGGATGAGATTGTGGATTTTTCGCACGGGAAGAGATTGTGGGAGCTGGCTAAGGAGAAGTACGATCCGTTATGGGTGAAAGGAGGAGGGCATTGCAACCTGGAGACGTATCCTGAGTACATCAAGCACCTGCGCAAGTACATAAACGCAATGGAGAAACTCTCTCTTACCAATCCACCACCTAAAGAGCTAACCAATGAGCCTAGTATCGCCGAGACTAAGCACAATAAGTGCTTGAGATTTAAGAAAAGGTAG
- the LOC130510733 gene encoding LOW QUALITY PROTEIN: pentatricopeptide repeat-containing protein At4g31070, mitochondrial-like (The sequence of the model RefSeq protein was modified relative to this genomic sequence to represent the inferred CDS: deleted 1 base in 1 codon), whose product MARSFTSRLNLELGNKLKRLVSEQLHDEALTLYKQKIQPLGTDGFTATLPSVIKACSFQQEPFLINEQLHCLCLKTGADRDTVVSNSLISMYVKLSSRFSARKVFDEMYQRDTVSYCSIVNCYIQDGLLCEAVKLVKEMYFDGFVPKSELVASLLALSTRVGRSSKVARMIHALSLVDEKMQGSVLLSTALVDMYLKFDDPARAFYVFDQMEVKNEVSWTAMISCYVANRNYEMAIGLFLAMQRENLRPNRVTVMSILPACVELGSGLRLVKEIHGFLFRNGFDSDERLRASLVTMYCRCGNVRLARLFFEESKVRDVVMWSSMIGGYAEAGDCSQAMNLLSQMREEGTEPNSVTLLAVVSACTHSASLSFSFRIHSYILKCGFMSNTVLGNALIDMYAKCGSLLAARNVFYQLSEKYVVSWSSMINAYGLHGHGSEALEMFQWMIKSGQKPDAMAFLAVLSACNHAGLVEEARTIFTEAEKTNRMSLALEHYACYINLLGRSGKIEDAVEAVKNMPMKPSARIWSSLLSACEIHNRRDVAHKIIANELMISEPDNPANYVLLSKIHTESGNCYGAEEVRRVMQRRGLNKSYGFSRVEPEIQTVDYQGKSRSPI is encoded by the exons ATGGCAAGATCTTTCACTTCCCGCCTAAACTTGGAGCTTGGCAATAAGCTAAAGAGATTGGTCTCGGAACAACTCCACGACGAAGCGTTGACACTATACAAGCAAAAGATTCAACCTTTAGGCACTGATGGCTTCACAGCGACTCTTCCTTCCGTCATCAAAGCTTGCTCTTTTCAACAAGAGCCTTTCTTAATTAACGAACAGCTTCATTGTCTCTGTCTCAAGACAGGTGCTGATCGTGACACTGTTGTCTCCAATTCACTCATCTCCATGTACGTTAAACTCTCTAGCAGATTCTCCGCTCGCaaggtgttcgacgaaatgtATCAGAGAGATACAGTTAGCTATTGCTCCATTGTCAATTGTTATATCCAAGATGGGTTGTTGTGTGAAGCGGTGAAGTTGGTAAAGGAGATGTATTTTGATGGATTTGTTCCGAAGTCTGAGCTAGTTGCGTCTCTACTGGCTCTCTCCACTCGCGTGGGAAGGAGTAGTAAGGTAGCGAGAATGATTCATGCTCTTTCTCTTGTTGATGAGAAGATGCAGGGATCGGTTCTCTTATCAACGGCGTTGGTTGATATGTACTTGAAGTTTGATGACCCCGCAAGGGCTTTTTATGTGTTTGATCAGATGGAGGTGAAGAATGAGGTTTCATGGACCGCCATGATCTCATGTTATGTTGCGAATCGTAACTACGAAATGGCCATTGGTCTGTTTCTAGCAATGCAAAGAGAAAACTTGAGGCCTAATCGTGTCACGGTGATGTCTATTCTACCTGCTTGTGTGGAACTGGGTTCTGGATTAAGGCTGGTGAAGGAGATTCATGGGTTTTTGTTTCGTAATGGATTCGATTCAGATGAACGGTTAAGAGCTTCTCTTGTGACAATGTACTGTAGATGTGGTAATGTACGTCTCGCTAGGTTATTTTTTGAAGAATCTAAAGTGAGAGATGTTGTGATGTGGAGTTCGATGATTGGTGGCTATGCCGAGGCTGGAGACTGCAGTCAAGCTATGAATCTGTTAAGTCAAATGAGAGAAGAAGGAACTGAACCCAACTCAGTTACTCTGTTGGCTGTTGTCTCAGCTTGCACCCATTCAGCATCACTGAGTTTTTCATTTAGAATCCATTCTTACATCCTGAAATGTGGCTTTATGTCAAATACCGTATTGGGAAACGCCCTCATAGATATGTATGCAAAGTGTGGCAGTCTTCTTGCTGCGCGTAATGTGTTTTATCAACTTAGTGAGAAATATGTTGTGTCATGGAGCTCAATGATAAATGCATACGGTCTTCATGGGCATGGTTCAGAAGCGTTAGAAATGTTTCAATGGATGATAAAGAGTGGACAGAAACCTGATGCAATGGCATTTCTTGCAGTTTTATCGGCTTGTAATCATGCTGGTCTGGTAGAAGAAGCTCGAACGATTTTCACGGAAGCTGAAAAAACTAACCGAATGTCACTCGCACTGGAGCACTACGCTTGCTATATCAATCTTCTTGGAAGGTCTGGGAAGATTGAAGATGCCGTGGAGGCTGTTAAAAATATGCCCATGAAACCAAGTGCAAGAATATGGAGTTCTCTGCTATCTGCTTGCGAGATTCATAACAGGCGTGATGTTGCACATAAGATAATTGCAAATGAGCTAATGATATCTGAACCTGACAATCCAGCCAATTACGTGTTGTTGAGCAAGATTCACACAGAATCTGGTAATTGCTATGGTGCAGAAGAAGTGAGAAGAGTTATGCAGAGACGAGGACTGAACAAAAGCTACGGATTCAGTAGAGTTGAG CCTGAAATACAGACTGTAGATTACCAAGGAAAATCTCGGTCTCCTATATGA